In a single window of the Nodularia spumigena CCY9414 genome:
- a CDS encoding amylo-alpha-1,6-glucosidase encodes MPDLDTREWLVTNGLGSFASGTISDVRTRTYHGWLFAATNPPSGRTLLFSHLEASLEVSGRLIALGTNFWGNGQISPQGYKFLHSFDINPVPKWIWQQDNWQLSRQLLMPYGLGSGEQNICSHRLLIQYRYEGSDTAILRLRLLIGDRDFHHQQKGHPGLEFSQLLAQNQVCLQAIFSGEFGTPWHLRWTQGEYQADGVWYWDYQLPEEKERGLGDREDLYSPGYLTVILQPGDAVTLEAQTGLPNREQSLLTPEIFAQAIETEQERLAQIFGWGENKPFTSPIWQKLLTASDQFIVYRASISGPTVIAGYHWFNDWGRDTLIALPGLALVTQRYELAKGLLQTFGRYCRHGLIPNVFPDVDGEPAYNSIDAALWWIETLGLYLEATQDWEFLAAQFPVVQQIHKAFMGGTHYNIQVDATDGLVSWDVRGVALTWMDVVIEGEPVTPRNGKAVEINALWYSALCWMSQWAERLSQMELGDSARLAKQAQRYTQQAQQVRNSLQKFWNPQLGYLYDTIYPDDSRNSQIRPNAVLALSLHHCGFSEQQRRAVVDLATSRLLTPYGLRSLDPADTDYISKYTGDSEQRDRSYHQGTVWAWLIGPFVRAWQRSYPKRSLPFDWQPLLDHFLADGCINSISEIFDGDSPHAPKGAIAQAWSVSEVIRHFQ; translated from the coding sequence ATGCCTGATTTAGATACAAGAGAATGGTTAGTGACGAATGGCTTGGGAAGTTTTGCCAGTGGGACGATTTCTGATGTGCGGACTCGTACCTATCATGGTTGGCTATTTGCGGCGACCAATCCGCCCTCTGGTCGGACTTTGCTGTTTTCCCACCTAGAAGCCAGTTTAGAAGTCTCAGGAAGGTTGATAGCACTAGGAACAAACTTCTGGGGAAATGGTCAGATTTCGCCCCAAGGCTATAAATTCCTGCACTCTTTTGATATTAACCCAGTTCCCAAATGGATTTGGCAACAAGATAACTGGCAACTAAGCAGACAATTGCTAATGCCTTATGGGTTGGGAAGTGGGGAACAAAATATTTGCTCACATCGGCTGTTGATACAGTATCGCTATGAAGGCAGTGATACAGCCATTTTACGGCTACGGTTGCTCATAGGCGATCGCGATTTTCACCACCAGCAAAAAGGTCATCCCGGCTTAGAGTTTTCCCAACTACTCGCTCAAAATCAAGTTTGTCTCCAAGCCATATTTTCTGGGGAATTTGGCACACCTTGGCATTTGCGTTGGACTCAAGGAGAATATCAAGCAGATGGCGTTTGGTATTGGGATTATCAGTTACCAGAGGAGAAAGAAAGAGGATTAGGCGATCGCGAAGACCTCTATAGTCCTGGTTACTTAACAGTTATACTCCAACCAGGAGATGCAGTCACCCTAGAAGCACAGACGGGTTTACCCAATCGGGAGCAAAGTCTACTCACTCCCGAAATTTTTGCCCAAGCTATAGAAACAGAACAAGAAAGGCTAGCGCAAATTTTTGGCTGGGGAGAAAATAAACCCTTCACATCTCCCATTTGGCAGAAATTATTAACAGCCAGCGATCAATTTATCGTTTATCGAGCCTCGATATCTGGTCCCACAGTCATTGCTGGTTATCATTGGTTCAACGATTGGGGGCGTGATACCTTAATTGCTTTACCGGGTTTAGCCTTAGTCACCCAGCGCTATGAATTAGCAAAAGGGTTATTACAAACCTTTGGGCGTTACTGTCGCCACGGTTTAATTCCCAATGTTTTTCCTGATGTTGATGGAGAACCGGCTTATAACAGTATTGATGCGGCGTTATGGTGGATTGAAACTTTAGGACTTTATTTAGAAGCTACCCAAGACTGGGAATTTTTAGCAGCACAGTTTCCCGTAGTGCAGCAAATCCACAAAGCCTTTATGGGTGGTACACATTACAACATCCAAGTTGATGCTACTGATGGGTTAGTGAGTTGGGACGTGCGCGGTGTTGCACTTACCTGGATGGATGTAGTGATTGAGGGAGAGCCTGTAACACCCCGCAATGGTAAAGCAGTAGAAATCAACGCGCTGTGGTATTCGGCTTTATGTTGGATGAGTCAATGGGCGGAACGCTTGAGCCAAATGGAGTTAGGCGATTCAGCCCGTTTGGCAAAGCAGGCGCAGCGTTATACTCAGCAAGCGCAACAAGTGAGAAATTCGCTGCAAAAGTTCTGGAATCCGCAGCTTGGTTATTTGTATGACACGATTTATCCAGATGATAGTCGTAATTCCCAGATTCGTCCCAATGCAGTTTTAGCGTTGTCGCTGCATCATTGTGGGTTTTCAGAGCAGCAAAGGCGAGCAGTAGTAGATTTAGCAACTTCCCGTTTACTTACTCCCTATGGTCTTCGCAGTCTTGATCCAGCCGACACCGATTATATAAGTAAATACACGGGGGACTCAGAACAGCGCGATCGCTCCTATCATCAAGGTACTGTTTGGGCTTGGCTGATTGGTCCCTTTGTGCGTGCGTGGCAGCGTTCTTACCCAAAACGAAGTTTACCCTTTGATTGGCAACCATTGCTGGATCATTTCCTGGCTGATGGCTGTATTAACTCGATTTCGGAGATATTTGATGGAGATTCGCCTCATGCTCCTAAAGGTGCGATCGCACAAGCTTGGTCAGTTTCCGAGGTAATCAGACACTTTCAATAA
- a CDS encoding DNA adenine methylase: MIKSPLRYPGGKSRAIKQIAENLPDSFSEFREPFVGGGSVFIYLKQKFPHLKIWINDLNRELFLFWKYAKSDLPQLVEEIRHVKDKYTDGKILFKELTSIDTKTLSDFERAARFFILNRITFSGTVESGGYSEQAFQKRFTYSSIERLEKLAEILTDDVKITNLDYSQLLDAEGKNVFIFLDPPYFAATKSRLYGKDGDLHTTFEHQRFAELLRECHHRWLITYDDSPQIRENFPDSHLWEWELQYGMNNYKQGSAAKGKELFISNFAKNHQQLNLEL, from the coding sequence ATGATAAAAAGCCCATTACGATACCCAGGTGGTAAGTCAAGAGCTATTAAGCAAATAGCCGAAAACTTACCAGATAGCTTCTCTGAATTTAGAGAACCATTTGTAGGAGGTGGTTCCGTCTTTATATACTTAAAGCAAAAATTTCCTCACCTCAAAATCTGGATAAACGATTTAAACCGCGAGTTATTTCTATTTTGGAAATATGCGAAATCTGATTTACCCCAGCTAGTCGAAGAAATTCGCCATGTTAAAGATAAATATACAGATGGTAAAATCCTATTTAAAGAATTAACCAGTATAGATACCAAAACATTATCTGATTTTGAGAGAGCAGCACGCTTTTTTATTCTCAATAGAATTACATTTTCTGGGACTGTAGAATCTGGAGGTTATTCTGAGCAAGCTTTTCAGAAACGCTTTACTTACTCCTCAATAGAACGACTAGAGAAATTAGCAGAAATCTTAACCGATGATGTCAAAATCACTAACTTAGATTATAGTCAACTATTAGACGCAGAAGGGAAAAATGTATTCATATTTTTAGACCCCCCTTATTTTGCTGCGACTAAATCCAGGTTATATGGTAAAGATGGTGATTTACACACAACATTTGAGCATCAAAGATTTGCGGAATTGCTCAGAGAATGTCATCACCGTTGGTTAATAACTTACGATGATTCACCTCAAATCAGAGAAAATTTCCCCGACTCTCATCTGTGGGAGTGGGAATTGCAGTATGGCATGAATAACTACAAACAAGGTAGTGCAGCGAAAGGTAAAGAATTATTCATTAGCAATTTTGCTAAAAATCATCAACAGTTAAATCTAGAACTTTAA
- a CDS encoding ABC transporter ATP-binding protein — translation MTLDTQVDYQLTANNLTLGYDGITIVKNLDLTIPKGKITALVGANGCGKSTLLRGLARLLKPHGGTVCLDTADLFKLSTKEVAKKLGILAQGPVAPEGLTVRDLVACGRFPYQNWMQQWTKEDERFVEIALETTRMKELSERELDTLSGGQRQRAWIAMALAQNTDILLLDEPTTFLDLAYQIEVLDLLWELNQNHGTTLVMVLHDLNQACRYADYLVAVKQGSVYSYGPPAEVMSKSTVQEVFGLDSQIVTDPVALTPMCIPISRIRRV, via the coding sequence ATGACATTAGATACTCAGGTTGATTATCAACTAACAGCTAACAATTTAACTCTCGGTTACGATGGCATTACCATAGTCAAAAATTTAGATTTGACTATCCCAAAAGGAAAAATTACTGCCTTGGTTGGTGCTAATGGTTGCGGAAAATCTACACTTTTGCGGGGTTTGGCTAGGTTATTGAAACCTCATGGAGGTACAGTTTGTTTAGATACAGCAGATTTGTTTAAGTTATCAACAAAAGAGGTAGCGAAAAAATTAGGCATTCTGGCTCAAGGACCAGTTGCACCAGAAGGTTTAACTGTACGAGATTTAGTGGCTTGTGGCAGGTTTCCTTATCAAAATTGGATGCAGCAATGGACTAAAGAAGATGAACGATTTGTCGAGATAGCCTTAGAAACCACTAGAATGAAGGAACTAAGTGAACGTGAGTTAGATACTCTTTCTGGTGGACAGCGACAACGGGCTTGGATTGCGATGGCACTAGCTCAGAATACGGATATATTACTATTAGATGAACCGACTACTTTTTTAGATTTAGCATATCAAATTGAAGTTTTAGATTTGCTATGGGAATTAAACCAAAATCATGGTACAACTTTAGTGATGGTGTTACATGATTTAAATCAGGCTTGTCGTTATGCAGATTATTTGGTGGCGGTAAAGCAGGGTAGCGTTTATAGTTATGGTCCGCCAGCAGAAGTGATGAGTAAAAGCACTGTGCAAGAAGTATTTGGCTTAGATTCCCAGATTGTTACAGACCCAGTTGCTCTTACACCAATGTGTATCCCCATTAGTCGCATACGGCGTGTTTAA
- a CDS encoding TonB-dependent siderophore receptor, protein MKQDRLFQTLLLTGAFSLLLTTPVFSKEKQKIELQPFDTSDTSINSQKIQHSKIKVPLTGSQKLVQSTEQAVILITSVKVNRTDKGVEFILETSKGEQLQVSAKSEGNTYISEIRNAQLQLSNGQTTFSQDNPTAGITLLQVTNQDQNTIRVTLIGESGLPTVQLFDSNEGLIFEAASTISPQPPQANTEFQPPEPEQIASEPPLPEDEGIELVVTATRTEEDVVNIARSVTVITRDQIEQQSKLSTNLADILAKTVPGFGSPTNRSNTFGQTLRGRNISVLIDGVPQNANLQSIPAALTTIDPSAIERIEVVRGPNAIYGGQATGGVVNIITKRPSGQRLTSTTNIGLDTSLTRSEDSFGYNLSHQISGTEGIFDYTVGFSLVTTAGFYDAQGDRIANFSGDEDSRKINALAKIGVELSPEQRLQFTFNHFNQKQDTNFESDEAIDDIPGIQKSRVLQIPEGTTVIGADYGSFINNTLLSLNYTNDNILNSKLQAQAYYRNYGFGGGLPSDNRGGRLDAITQSEGESEQLGGRLQVETPFNSEQTVSLLWGVDYQNEQSSQKFNIFDGDELDASGGRVFRKIDERVFVPEYDFSELGVFGQLQWEVSDNLRLSGGLRYVNIDVSLEDYTTAESPRRDIQGGDRSFDSTVFNTGIVYKFTPEVSVFGNFAQGFSVPDLGRVFRRPPGGVVNILDSLQLTEPQKVDNYEIGVRGQWDNLQASLAGFYNYSDLGSAISFNANTDFLETVRAPQKVYGIEAAVDVQPSEGWNLGGTATWTEGENDEDNDGEYVALNSITVPPFKLTAYIENQTLEGWRNRLQLLYSGNRDRGFEDGVEDGKISSYVTVDYLSSIKIGEGELQIGIQNLFNNQYFPVYSQYFSPFFDSANYAGKGRTLSFGYRITW, encoded by the coding sequence ATGAAACAAGATCGGTTATTTCAAACCCTGTTGTTGACAGGTGCTTTTTCTTTGCTGTTAACAACTCCTGTCTTTAGTAAGGAGAAACAAAAGATAGAATTACAGCCTTTTGATACCAGTGACACAAGTATAAATTCTCAAAAGATACAACACTCAAAGATCAAGGTGCCATTGACTGGTTCTCAAAAGCTAGTACAGTCCACAGAACAAGCAGTCATACTAATTACTAGTGTAAAAGTAAACCGCACAGATAAGGGTGTGGAGTTTATTTTAGAGACTTCCAAAGGTGAGCAGCTGCAAGTATCAGCCAAAAGTGAAGGTAATACATACATTAGTGAGATTCGTAATGCTCAATTACAACTCTCTAATGGTCAAACAACATTTAGTCAAGATAACCCAACAGCAGGAATTACGCTCTTACAAGTAACTAATCAGGATCAGAATACTATTCGCGTGACGCTGATAGGAGAGTCGGGATTACCAACTGTTCAGTTGTTTGATAGTAACGAGGGTTTGATTTTTGAAGCTGCATCAACAATATCACCTCAACCACCCCAAGCAAATACAGAATTTCAGCCACCCGAACCTGAGCAGATAGCGAGCGAACCACCATTACCGGAGGATGAGGGGATAGAATTGGTCGTGACGGCAACTCGTACTGAAGAAGATGTCGTAAATATCGCGCGTTCTGTAACGGTAATTACTCGTGACCAGATTGAGCAGCAATCTAAATTAAGTACCAATTTAGCTGATATTCTGGCGAAAACTGTTCCTGGCTTTGGTTCACCAACTAATCGTAGTAATACATTTGGGCAAACTTTACGAGGCCGCAATATTTCCGTCTTAATTGACGGTGTTCCCCAAAATGCTAACTTGCAATCAATTCCCGCCGCACTGACAACCATCGATCCCAGTGCGATTGAACGAATTGAGGTGGTTCGCGGTCCGAATGCGATTTATGGTGGTCAAGCTACTGGTGGGGTTGTCAATATTATTACTAAGAGGCCAAGCGGTCAAAGATTAACTTCCACAACAAACATTGGTTTGGATACTTCTTTGACTCGTTCCGAAGATAGTTTTGGCTATAATCTATCTCACCAAATATCTGGGACAGAAGGCATATTTGACTATACGGTGGGTTTTTCTCTGGTTACAACTGCGGGTTTTTATGATGCACAAGGCGATCGCATTGCTAATTTTTCAGGTGATGAAGACAGCAGAAAAATAAATGCTTTGGCTAAGATAGGGGTAGAATTATCGCCAGAACAACGTCTGCAATTTACCTTTAATCATTTTAATCAAAAACAAGATACTAATTTTGAATCGGATGAAGCAATTGATGACATTCCCGGAATTCAAAAATCTCGCGTTTTGCAGATACCAGAAGGAACAACTGTCATTGGTGCTGATTATGGGAGCTTTATCAACAATACCTTATTGAGCTTAAATTACACTAATGACAACATTTTAAATAGTAAACTTCAGGCTCAAGCTTACTATCGTAATTATGGTTTTGGTGGGGGACTTCCTAGTGATAACCGAGGGGGAAGATTAGATGCAATCACTCAGTCAGAAGGAGAATCGGAACAGTTGGGAGGACGATTGCAAGTTGAAACCCCCTTCAATTCTGAACAAACCGTGAGTTTACTTTGGGGTGTTGACTATCAGAATGAGCAAAGTTCTCAAAAGTTTAATATTTTTGATGGTGATGAATTGGATGCATCAGGGGGTCGAGTCTTTCGCAAAATTGACGAGCGTGTTTTTGTCCCAGAATATGACTTTAGCGAATTGGGTGTATTTGGTCAGTTGCAATGGGAGGTTAGTGATAATCTGCGGTTAAGCGGTGGTTTGCGTTATGTGAATATAGATGTGAGTTTGGAAGATTACACCACTGCGGAATCTCCCCGTCGGGATATTCAAGGAGGCGATCGCAGTTTTGATTCTACAGTGTTTAATACTGGAATTGTCTACAAATTTACGCCAGAAGTTAGTGTTTTTGGTAACTTTGCTCAAGGGTTTTCCGTTCCCGATTTGGGTCGTGTCTTCCGCAGACCCCCTGGAGGTGTAGTTAATATTTTGGATTCTTTGCAATTAACAGAACCACAGAAAGTAGACAACTATGAAATTGGGGTTCGTGGTCAATGGGATAATCTCCAAGCATCCCTTGCTGGTTTTTACAACTATTCTGACTTAGGTTCGGCTATTTCATTTAACGCTAACACTGATTTCCTAGAAACTGTTCGCGCTCCCCAAAAAGTTTACGGTATAGAAGCTGCTGTTGATGTCCAGCCTTCTGAAGGTTGGAATTTGGGTGGTACAGCGACTTGGACGGAAGGTGAAAATGATGAAGATAATGATGGAGAGTATGTAGCACTCAATAGTATTACAGTTCCACCTTTCAAATTGACTGCTTACATAGAAAACCAAACTCTCGAAGGTTGGCGCAACCGATTACAATTACTTTATTCTGGTAATCGCGATCGCGGTTTTGAAGATGGAGTAGAAGATGGCAAAATTAGCAGCTACGTGACAGTAGATTACCTCAGCAGCATCAAAATAGGTGAAGGAGAATTACAAATAGGTATTCAAAACCTATTTAATAACCAATATTTCCCGGTTTACTCACAATATTTTTCACCTTTCTTTGATAGTGCTAATTATGCTGGTAAAGGTAGAACCTTAAGCTTTGGATATCGGATTACTTGGTAA
- a CDS encoding FecCD family ABC transporter permease yields MSKLTSSFNKGFLQSLTLPVAGLVIGLLILLISLLFSVTLGAADISWHTVYTALIDFDGSKDHLIIRTVRLPRSLLAVIVGAAISVSGALMQGITRNPLADPGILGINAGASFAVVIAIFIFGTSAPSVYIWYAFAGAGITAISVYFLASLGRSGITPLNITIAGAAISALLASLITTVLIVSQRTLEEIRFWLAGSLASADTSIITQVLPYICIGLILAFLLGRQITILSLGEDIAQGLGQKTLWIKITAAISVFLLQGSAVAVAGGIGFIGLIVPHMVRFFVGVDYRWILPYSALFGSILLLSSDIFARLVIRPQEIPVGIMTALLGAPFFIYLAKNKIKK; encoded by the coding sequence ATGAGTAAATTAACTTCCTCTTTCAACAAAGGATTTTTACAGTCCCTAACTTTACCCGTCGCGGGTTTAGTTATAGGACTACTAATTCTCCTTATATCCCTACTTTTTAGCGTTACTCTCGGCGCAGCAGATATCTCCTGGCATACAGTTTATACAGCCTTGATTGACTTTGATGGCTCTAAAGACCATTTAATTATTCGTACAGTCAGACTACCGCGATCGCTCCTCGCTGTGATCGTAGGTGCAGCAATTTCTGTATCTGGCGCACTCATGCAAGGTATAACCCGCAACCCCTTAGCCGACCCAGGCATTTTAGGAATTAACGCCGGTGCATCCTTCGCTGTGGTCATCGCTATCTTTATCTTTGGTACATCTGCACCCAGTGTTTATATTTGGTATGCCTTCGCAGGTGCGGGAATAACCGCTATCAGCGTTTATTTTTTAGCTTCCCTGGGTCGCAGTGGCATAACGCCACTTAATATCACTATTGCTGGTGCAGCTATTAGCGCCTTACTTGCTTCACTAATCACCACCGTCTTAATTGTCAGTCAACGCACATTAGAAGAAATTCGCTTTTGGTTAGCAGGTTCCTTAGCCAGTGCCGATACCAGTATCATTACTCAAGTGTTGCCTTATATTTGTATTGGCTTAATCTTGGCATTCCTCCTGGGAAGACAAATCACAATTCTCAGCCTGGGAGAAGATATCGCCCAAGGATTAGGTCAAAAAACCTTATGGATAAAAATTACCGCCGCCATCAGCGTTTTTCTCCTTCAAGGTAGTGCAGTAGCAGTTGCTGGTGGGATTGGATTTATTGGTTTAATTGTTCCCCACATGGTTCGCTTCTTCGTTGGAGTAGATTACCGATGGATTTTACCTTACAGCGCCCTTTTCGGCTCAATTCTCCTGTTAAGTTCAGATATCTTTGCCAGATTGGTCATTCGACCCCAAGAAATACCCGTAGGGATTATGACAGCCTTACTGGGTGCGCCATTCTTCATTTATTTAGCGAAAAATAAAATCAAAAAATGA
- a CDS encoding peroxiredoxin, with protein MSLTYATEGCLRVGQQAPEFTATAVVDQEFKTIKLSDYRGKYVVLFFYPLDFTFVCPTEITAFSDRYEEFKKVNTEVLGVSVDSEFSHLAWIQTERKSGGVGDLNYPLVSDIKKEISATYNVLDPAAGIALRGLFIIDKDGIIQHSTVNNLAFGRSVDETLRTLQALQYVQSHPDEVCPAGWQPGDQTMVPDPVKSKVYFSAV; from the coding sequence ATGTCCCTCACTTACGCAACAGAAGGATGCCTCCGCGTTGGTCAACAGGCTCCTGAATTTACAGCCACAGCTGTGGTAGATCAAGAATTTAAGACCATTAAACTTTCCGACTATCGCGGTAAGTATGTGGTTCTGTTTTTCTACCCCTTAGACTTTACCTTTGTTTGCCCCACTGAGATCACAGCATTTAGCGATCGCTACGAAGAATTTAAGAAAGTTAACACAGAAGTTCTCGGTGTTTCCGTTGATAGCGAATTCTCTCACCTAGCCTGGATTCAAACTGAACGCAAGTCTGGTGGTGTCGGCGACCTCAATTATCCCTTAGTTTCGGACATCAAAAAAGAGATTAGCGCCACCTACAATGTCCTTGACCCAGCCGCAGGTATTGCTTTACGCGGTTTGTTCATTATTGATAAAGATGGTATCATCCAGCATTCTACAGTGAATAACCTCGCCTTTGGTCGCAGCGTTGATGAAACCCTGCGGACATTGCAAGCCCTTCAGTATGTTCAGTCTCACCCCGATGAAGTTTGCCCAGCCGGTTGGCAACCTGGTGATCAAACAATGGTTCCTGACCCTGTGAAGTCGAAAGTCTACTTCTCGGCTGTCTAG
- a CDS encoding ABC transporter substrate-binding protein, with translation MSIKDNLLIRVFTLVHSLVYYRQIKLVLFSIFTALIIIGCGMSTPQNVIPTSVDLTSEMRVVKHAMGETKIPLHPQRVVVLGGLDNVLALGVKPIASTTLGDHQFLNYLDDLTSGIEKIGTNGQPNIEKILYLKPDLILGFSWDAELYEQLSQIAPTVLADENSAWQDWLKKYAEALGETAKAEKILQDYQQRIESLRQKMGENLSQTKVSLVNFWANYTRLYMHRSFSGSILKEIGLPRPRYEDKDKNHENISLELIPQIGGDVIFLILGGHNESRLKQFANHPLWSRLQAVQQDRVYPVTGDTWVAGWGIIAANRVLDDLFKYLP, from the coding sequence ATGTCAATTAAAGATAATCTCTTAATCAGGGTGTTTACCCTCGTGCATTCCCTAGTTTATTATCGTCAAATTAAGTTAGTTTTATTCAGCATTTTCACAGCGTTAATAATTATCGGCTGTGGAATGAGTACACCGCAAAATGTCATCCCAACTTCTGTAGATTTAACTTCAGAAATGCGAGTAGTCAAACACGCTATGGGTGAAACCAAAATACCTTTACATCCACAACGAGTAGTTGTATTAGGTGGATTAGATAATGTTTTAGCTTTAGGGGTAAAACCAATAGCATCGACAACATTAGGTGATCATCAATTTCTCAACTATTTAGATGATTTAACATCAGGAATTGAAAAAATTGGTACTAATGGTCAACCCAATATAGAAAAGATTTTATATCTCAAACCAGACTTGATTTTAGGTTTTTCTTGGGATGCTGAATTGTATGAGCAACTATCCCAAATTGCTCCAACAGTATTAGCAGATGAAAACAGTGCATGGCAAGATTGGTTAAAAAAATATGCAGAAGCACTAGGAGAAACAGCAAAAGCTGAGAAAATATTGCAAGACTATCAGCAAAGAATAGAAAGTCTGCGTCAAAAAATGGGAGAAAACCTTTCCCAAACTAAAGTATCTTTAGTTAATTTTTGGGCTAATTATACTCGTCTGTATATGCACCGTTCTTTTAGTGGCTCAATCCTCAAAGAAATCGGTTTACCTCGTCCTCGATATGAAGATAAAGATAAAAATCACGAAAACATTTCTTTGGAATTAATTCCTCAAATCGGTGGTGATGTTATTTTCTTAATTCTCGGAGGACACAATGAATCAAGGTTAAAGCAATTCGCCAATCATCCTCTCTGGTCGCGCTTACAAGCCGTTCAACAAGATCGGGTTTATCCAGTTACAGGTGATACATGGGTTGCTGGATGGGGAATTATTGCAGCTAATCGAGTCTTAGATGACCTATTTAAATATTTGCCTTAA
- a CDS encoding peroxiredoxin family protein, with protein MLTSTDFSGLFNERFFRNFFPIPAINQLRLGVGTPDFQLPDITNGTVVKLSNYQGKQPVLLAFTRIFTEKQYCPFCFPHIKALNENYEQFKSRGIEVLMITSTDEQQSQIVIQDLGLKMPLLSDPSCRVFRKYNVGQALGAPLPAQFVLDKDGKLLYRHLFSFLDHNASVETLLKEFN; from the coding sequence ATGCTGACTTCTACTGATTTTAGTGGGTTATTCAATGAGCGCTTTTTTCGCAATTTTTTCCCCATCCCGGCGATAAATCAGCTAAGGTTGGGAGTAGGAACACCAGATTTTCAATTGCCAGATATCACTAATGGCACTGTGGTGAAATTATCAAATTATCAAGGTAAGCAACCAGTATTACTGGCTTTTACTCGCATATTTACAGAGAAGCAATATTGTCCTTTTTGTTTTCCTCATATCAAAGCTTTGAATGAAAACTACGAACAATTTAAAAGTCGTGGGATCGAAGTTTTAATGATTACTAGCACTGATGAACAGCAAAGTCAAATAGTTATCCAAGATTTGGGTTTAAAAATGCCGTTGTTGAGTGATCCTAGTTGTCGAGTGTTTCGTAAATACAATGTCGGACAAGCTTTAGGTGCGCCTTTACCAGCCCAGTTTGTTTTGGATAAAGATGGTAAATTGCTTTACAGGCATTTATTTTCCTTTTTGGATCACAATGCTAGTGTGGAAACGTTACTAAAAGAATTCAATTAA
- a CDS encoding FecCD family ABC transporter permease, translated as MRNNSLIFRSKIFPISFRLQKRVPIVLLILVIITVVTMVISTSIGEYPTPPLAVIQTVLGIDTGNPEYAFVIKTLRLPRTLTAALVGMALGISGTIMQGITRNPLAAPGIIGINAGAGLAAVSLIVLFPNLPTGSLPLAAFGGALAAAVLIYLLAWDSGTHPIRLILIGVGISAVTGAFTSLLVTFGEINNVSQALVWLAGSIYGRSWEQLVALLPWLIVFIPLALASAPQLNALALGDELAKGLGSRVEWQRSFLILISAALSGAAVATAGSIGFVGLISPHIARQLVGGNHQGLIPVSAIWGAMIVVVADLLGRIIFAPVELPCGIVTAVIGAPYFIYLLVQTRKK; from the coding sequence ATGAGGAATAACAGCTTAATTTTCCGTTCTAAAATATTTCCGATTTCTTTCCGCCTGCAAAAACGTGTTCCCATTGTTTTACTCATCCTAGTGATCATTACTGTGGTAACAATGGTAATTAGCACTTCCATCGGCGAATATCCCACACCACCCCTAGCCGTAATTCAAACAGTTTTGGGCATAGATACAGGAAACCCTGAATATGCTTTTGTGATCAAGACTCTAAGATTACCAAGAACTTTAACAGCTGCACTTGTGGGTATGGCTTTAGGAATTTCCGGCACAATTATGCAAGGTATCACCAGAAATCCTTTAGCAGCCCCAGGTATTATTGGGATTAATGCAGGTGCTGGACTAGCTGCTGTGTCCTTAATTGTGCTGTTTCCCAACTTACCCACGGGAAGTTTGCCTCTAGCCGCCTTTGGTGGTGCTTTAGCTGCTGCTGTGCTGATTTACCTACTAGCGTGGGATAGTGGTACTCATCCCATTCGCCTGATTTTAATTGGTGTGGGAATTTCTGCTGTTACTGGTGCTTTTACTAGCCTATTGGTGACATTTGGCGAGATTAACAATGTTAGTCAAGCCTTAGTTTGGCTAGCTGGTAGTATTTATGGCCGCAGTTGGGAACAGCTAGTAGCTTTATTACCTTGGTTGATAGTATTTATACCTTTAGCTTTAGCCAGCGCACCACAATTAAACGCTTTAGCTTTGGGGGATGAACTAGCAAAAGGTTTAGGTAGTCGAGTAGAGTGGCAACGGAGTTTTTTAATATTAATTAGTGCCGCACTTTCTGGTGCAGCAGTCGCCACTGCTGGAAGCATTGGTTTTGTCGGATTAATTTCTCCCCATATTGCCCGTCAGTTAGTCGGTGGTAATCATCAAGGTTTAATTCCCGTATCAGCGATATGGGGCGCAATGATTGTAGTGGTTGCTGATTTATTGGGAAGAATTATTTTCGCTCCTGTGGAACTTCCTTGTGGAATTGTGACTGCTGTAATTGGCGCTCCTTATTTTATATATCTATTAGTGCAAACCCGGAAAAAATGA